AGGCCAGGTTGACCCATTCCACACCGTGTCCGCCGAAATGGCCGAACGCCGGATTGCTCGCGAAGAGTTCATCCATGGTCAGGCTTTTGTTGATTCGCAGGCTGTCCAGCGCCGTGGCCTGGGCCCAGGCATCTGGCGCCTGACCGAAGCCGAAGACCTGTTGCAAGCCACCGAGCAGACTCATGCCGTGGGCCGATGGCCAGAGGGTCATCTGTTGGGGAAAGGTCACCAGCACCAGGGCAAAACCAAGCATCGCCGGGTTGAACGGATTTTTGCCAACCCCGCCATAAAGGTGTTTACCGAGCAGGGCGAATGCCGCCGCACTGACCGTCAGCCACCACGGGCAATAAGGCGGCAAGGCCAAGGCCAGCAACGTCGCGCTGACGAGCGCGCTGCCGTCGCTCAGCGTTGGCTTGATCGATTGCTTGCGCAGGTGCAGCACCGCAGCTTCAACCGCCAATGCGGTAACAGCCGTCAAAATCAGGTTGATCAACACGCCCCAGCCATACAACCAGAACAACGCCAGCATGCCCGGCACCGTGGCCAGCAACACCAGCTTCATGGCCTGCTGAAGGCGTTCGTCCACCGATTCAAGGGGCGACATAGGCATCCACCTGACGCTCGGCGTCCATTACAGCGCGTTCCAGCGCTGCAATCTGTTCAGCTGCGGCTTCGCCGGTTCGCGCCTTGTTGAGTTCGGCGCGGCGCATGGCCAGCTGGATCTTCGCCCGTTTCAGCTCGGCATCCTTCGCTGGCGCGGCGGGTGCCGGTGCGGGGATGGGCGGCGCGCTGCTTTCCAGCTTGGCCAAGGCTTGCTCTGCCATCTCGAATTGCTGTTGCAGCACGATCAATTGCGACTGCTGCTCGAAGGTCGGCGGATGCCCGAATGCCTTGAGCGACTTGTTCAGTTGCGCACGACTCATCGCCAGGTCGATCTTGGCTTTTTTCAACGCCGCATCGGCGTTTGCCGCTTTCTGCGCACGCACCCGCTCAAGCGCAGCCTGAACCGGGTCGAGCGTCGGCACTTCGTTTTGCGGCGTGGCGCGTTGAGCGCGGGCCTGACGTTCGGCGAGTTTCTGCTCTTCCTCGCGGCGCAAACGGGCGTTGCGCTGTTCGAAGCGACGCCGCGCATGATTGCGTTTGGCGGTGCGCGCCCGTTGTTCCTCAAGGCTGAACGCCAGGCCACCAACAATCGGCAGCACCGTGGCCAAAGGCAGTGGCCGCATTTCGATGCAATCCACCGGGCACGGCGCGACACACAGGTCGCAACCGGTGCATTCGTCGATGATCACCGTGTGCATCAATTTGGCGGCACCGACGATGGCATCCACCGGACACGCCTGGATACATTTGGTGCAACCGATGCATTCGGCTTCGCGGATGTAAGCGATCTGCGCCGGTGCCGAGCCGCGGCTGACGTCCAGTTCCAGCACCGGCACTTGCAGCAACTCGGCCAGCGCCGAGATGGTTTCGCTGCCCCCTGGCGGGCACTTGTTGATCGGCTCGCCGCTGGCGATGCCTTCGGCGTAAGGCTTGCATCCGGGGTGGCCGCACTTGCCGCATTGGGTCTGCGGCAAGAGGGCGTCGATGCGTTGAATCAGACTCATGTTTTGATCAGCCCGCTGAATCCGAGAAAAGCCACTGCGATCAGTCCGGCGCCGATCAGTTCGATCGGCAGGCCGCGAAAGGGCAGGGGAATATCATTTTCGATTGTGCGCTGGCGCAAGTCGCTGAACAGGCTGAGCACCAGCCAGAACCCCAGTCCTGCACCGAGGCACAGGGCGGTGGCGTGGAAGAATCCTTTGTCGTCCTGAGCGTTGAGCAATGCCAGCCCCAGCACACCCGCGTTGCCCAGCAGCAACGGCCAGAGGCCATCAAACGCAAGCTTTGGAAGTAACCGGGAAAGCGCTTTCAGCAGCGGGCCGATCAGCAATACGCTCAAGGGCAGGAACACGAAAAGACGCAGCGAAGTCAGTTCCAGCGGCACCAGCAGCCAGTGATAAGCCGGGTAGCCCAGTATGCCGACCATCAGCATCAGACACGTCGTCGCAATACCCAATGCATGAACCTGATCGCGCTCGCTGCCCAGCAGCGGATCGACGCCCAGCGGCCAGTGCAACACGAGGTTGTTGATCAGGGCGGCGCTGATAAGCGTAAGCAGCATCTCGGTCATGATTGTGCCGGTAGAAAGAGGGCTTTTTAACAGAGCGTTCTAAAAAGCTTAGGCATTATCCGGGAAGGACGGAGGGTGGGGCCTGATATGAAAATCCCACAGTCGCGCCAGGCACGACTGTGGGATCGATTTAGCGCAGAAACTTACTTGATGCGCTGACCCGGCTTGGCGCCGCTATCGGGGCTGAGCAGGTAGATTTCTTCTCCACCAGGGCCGGCTGCCATCACCATGCCTTCGGAGATGCCGAACTTCATTTTCCGTGGCTTGAGGTTGGCGATCATCATGGTCAGACGGCCATTGAGCTTGGACGGATCCGGGTAAGCGCTCTTGATCCCGGAGAACACGTTGCGTTGCTCGTCACCGATGTCCAGGGTCAGGCGCAGCAGCTTGTCGGCACCTTCCACGTGTTCAGCCTTGACGATCAAGGCAACGCGCAGGTCGATCGCGGCGAAGGCGTCGAAATCGATTTCGGGCGACAGCGGATCCTTGGCCAGTTCGCCATTGCCGGCAGGCGCGGCATTGCCGGTGTCGGTTGCGCTGGCGGTCAGGTCTTCTTTCGAGGCGTCGCTCATGGCTTGGACTTTTACCGGGTCGATACGGGTCATCAACGGCTTGAACTCGTTCAGTTGATGGTTGCTGAGCAAGGTCGCGTGGTCATTCCAGGTCAGCGGCGCGACGTTGAGGAACGCCTCGGCGTCGGCGGCCAGCAGCGGCAGCACCGGTTTGAGGAAGATCACCAGTTGGCGGAACAGGTTCACGCCCAGGGCGCAGATGGCCTGGACTTCGTCCTGCTTGCCTTCCTGTTTGTTCAGTGACCACGGTGCCTTGTCGGCGATCCAGGCGTTGGCACGGTCGGCCAGGCCCATGATCTCGCGCATGGCACGGGCGAAGTCGCGCGCCTCGTAGGCCTCGGCAATGCTTGGCGCTGCGGCCAGGAACGCTTCGGTCAGTTCCGGTGCGGCGTTGCCGGCCACCAGCACACCGCCGTTACCCTTGTGGATAAACCCGGCGCAACGGCTGGCGATGTTGACGACTTTGCCGACCAGATCGGAGTTGACCTTCTGCACGAAGTCTTCGAGGTTCAAGTCCAGGTCATCGACGCCACGGCTCAGCTTCGCCGCGTAGTAGTAGCGCAGGTATTCCGGCGACAGGTGGTCCAGGTAAGTCCGGGCTTTGATAAAAGTGCCGCGGGACTTGGACATTTTCTGACCATTGACGGTCAGGTAGCCGTGCACGTTGATGCCGGTCGGCTTGCGGAAACCGGCGCCTTCGAGCATCGCTGGCCAGAACAGGGCGTGGAAGTTGACGATGTCCTTGCCGATGAAGTGGTACAGCTCGGCGGTGGAGTCCTTGCCCCAGAACGCGTCGAAATCCAGTTCCGGACGGCGGGCGCACAGGTTCTTGAAGCTGGCCATATAGCCGATCGGCGCGTCCAGCCAGACGTAGAAGTATTTGCCTGGCTCGTCGGGGATCTCGAAGCCAAAGTACGGCGCATCGCGGGAGATGTCCCACTGTTGCAGGCCGGCATCCAGCCATTCGGCGATCTTGTTCGCCACGGCTTCTTGCAGGGTGCCGCTGCGGGTCCAGGCTTGCAGCATTTCCTGGAAGTCCGGCAGCTTGAAGAAGAAGTGCTGGGAATCCTTGAGCACCGGAGTGGCACCAGAGATCGCCGACTTCGGATCCTTCAGGTCGGTGGGTGCGTAGGTTGCACCGCATTTTTCGCAGTTGTCGCCGTACTGGTCTTCAGTGCCGCATTTCGGGCAGCTGCCCTTGATGAAGCGGTCGGCCAGGAACATTTTCTTTTCCGGGTCGAAGTACTGAGTGATCGAGCGCTGGGCGATGTGCCCGGCGTCGCGCAGCTTCAGGTAGATCTGGCTCGACAGCTCACGGTTTTCTTCGGCGTGAGTGGAGTGGAAGTTGTCGAAGTCCACCAGGAACTCGGCAAAGTCGGCGCTGTGTTCAGCCTGGACGTTGGCGATCAGTTGTTCCGGGGTGATGCCTTCCTTTTCCGCGCGCAGCATGATGGCCGAACCATGGGCGTCGTCGGCGCAGACATAAATGCATTGGTTGCCGCGGTGCTTCTGGAAGCGCACCCACATATCGGTCTGGATGTATTCCAGCATGTGGCCAAGATGGATCGAACCATTGGCATAGGGCAGGGCGCTGGTGACGAGGATCTTGCGTGGCTCGGACATGGGGCTCGGCTACTTGATGAAACGGAGGTCGGCCACTATAAAGCGCTGGCGCATATTTTTCACCCCGTCAGCCTGTTTCCGGTTGCATCGAATGCCCAAACCTTTGCACCGGCAGTATGAGCGTGAAAATGCTTCTGTGGCGAGGGAGCTTGCTCCCGCTGGCTGGCGAAGCCGCCCCAAACCCTCCAACCCGTTTTCGGCGCAAGGAGTGCGTCTGCCTGATTGCGACTGCTTCGCAGCCGAGCGGGAGCAAGCTCCCTCGCCACAAATGTATGTCCGGCGTAGGATACCCCCCTGATTTTC
This region of Pseudomonas mandelii genomic DNA includes:
- a CDS encoding RnfABCDGE type electron transport complex subunit D; translation: MSPLESVDERLQQAMKLVLLATVPGMLALFWLYGWGVLINLILTAVTALAVEAAVLHLRKQSIKPTLSDGSALVSATLLALALPPYCPWWLTVSAAAFALLGKHLYGGVGKNPFNPAMLGFALVLVTFPQQMTLWPSAHGMSLLGGLQQVFGFGQAPDAWAQATALDSLRINKSLTMDELFASNPAFGHFGGHGVEWVNLAFLAGGAFLLQRRVFTWHAPVGMLASLFIISLLCWNGSGSDSHGSPLFHLLTGATMLGAFFIATEPVSGAKSPGARLLFGAGVGILTYLIRTWGGYPDGVAFAVLLMNLGVPALERLVASRQEQMAP
- the rsxB gene encoding electron transport complex subunit RsxB, with the protein product MSLIQRIDALLPQTQCGKCGHPGCKPYAEGIASGEPINKCPPGGSETISALAELLQVPVLELDVSRGSAPAQIAYIREAECIGCTKCIQACPVDAIVGAAKLMHTVIIDECTGCDLCVAPCPVDCIEMRPLPLATVLPIVGGLAFSLEEQRARTAKRNHARRRFEQRNARLRREEEQKLAERQARAQRATPQNEVPTLDPVQAALERVRAQKAANADAALKKAKIDLAMSRAQLNKSLKAFGHPPTFEQQSQLIVLQQQFEMAEQALAKLESSAPPIPAPAPAAPAKDAELKRAKIQLAMRRAELNKARTGEAAAEQIAALERAVMDAERQVDAYVAP
- a CDS encoding electron transport complex protein RnfA, translating into MTEMLLTLISAALINNLVLHWPLGVDPLLGSERDQVHALGIATTCLMLMVGILGYPAYHWLLVPLELTSLRLFVFLPLSVLLIGPLLKALSRLLPKLAFDGLWPLLLGNAGVLGLALLNAQDDKGFFHATALCLGAGLGFWLVLSLFSDLRQRTIENDIPLPFRGLPIELIGAGLIAVAFLGFSGLIKT
- the metG gene encoding methionine--tRNA ligase, coding for MSEPRKILVTSALPYANGSIHLGHMLEYIQTDMWVRFQKHRGNQCIYVCADDAHGSAIMLRAEKEGITPEQLIANVQAEHSADFAEFLVDFDNFHSTHAEENRELSSQIYLKLRDAGHIAQRSITQYFDPEKKMFLADRFIKGSCPKCGTEDQYGDNCEKCGATYAPTDLKDPKSAISGATPVLKDSQHFFFKLPDFQEMLQAWTRSGTLQEAVANKIAEWLDAGLQQWDISRDAPYFGFEIPDEPGKYFYVWLDAPIGYMASFKNLCARRPELDFDAFWGKDSTAELYHFIGKDIVNFHALFWPAMLEGAGFRKPTGINVHGYLTVNGQKMSKSRGTFIKARTYLDHLSPEYLRYYYAAKLSRGVDDLDLNLEDFVQKVNSDLVGKVVNIASRCAGFIHKGNGGVLVAGNAAPELTEAFLAAAPSIAEAYEARDFARAMREIMGLADRANAWIADKAPWSLNKQEGKQDEVQAICALGVNLFRQLVIFLKPVLPLLAADAEAFLNVAPLTWNDHATLLSNHQLNEFKPLMTRIDPVKVQAMSDASKEDLTASATDTGNAAPAGNGELAKDPLSPEIDFDAFAAIDLRVALIVKAEHVEGADKLLRLTLDIGDEQRNVFSGIKSAYPDPSKLNGRLTMMIANLKPRKMKFGISEGMVMAAGPGGEEIYLLSPDSGAKPGQRIK